In Topomyia yanbarensis strain Yona2022 chromosome 2, ASM3024719v1, whole genome shotgun sequence, one DNA window encodes the following:
- the LOC131686056 gene encoding uncharacterized protein LOC131686056: MNVWVQLLVFWIISCSAFDSTMERTDLTTEESEPSNRILSRRKRYVVFPEGSSFSVAVCMTIGMIGNPNYQMFSWALNWGMAYNLPNQTVTFDQEIKEPKPIAQRRYRRDLYHRLEVAMNDMGYDGRGCVLRALCESSQYFGRKGNNMIAEMLRTLFSFPKSKVLSFEHHDTRIYDEAHRKGKNKVMCQSLFPECGFSLLELALGKYADPYSFM, encoded by the exons ATG aatGTTTGGGTTCAATTGCTTGTGTTTTGGATTATCTCCTGTTCAGCGTTTGACTCGACCATGGAGCGGACTGACCTCACTACGGAAGAAAGTGAACCATCGAATAGGATACTGTCCCGAAGAAAGCGGTATGTCGTTTTCCCTGAAGGTTCCAGCTTCTCGGTTGCAGTTTGTATGACGATCGGAATGATCGGTAATCCCAACTATCAGATGTTCAGTTGGGCATTGAACTGGGGCATGGCGTACAATTTGCCGAATCAAACCGTCACCTTCGACCAGGAGATAAAGGAACCGAAACCGATTGCACAGAGGCGGTACCGGCGTGATCTCTACCATCGGCTGGAAGTGGCAATGAATGA TATGGGCTACGACGGACGAGGCTGTGTTCTGCGAGCGCTGTGCGAAAGTTCGCAGTATTTTGGCCGAAAAGGAAACAACATGATTGCGGAAATGCTACGCACCTTGTTTAGCTTTCCAAAATCCAAAGTGCTTTCGTTCGAGCATCATGATACGAGAATCTATGACGAAGCACATCGAAAGGGCAAGAATAAGGTTATGTGCCAGTCGCTTTTTCCCGAGTGTGGATTTTCGCTGCTAGAACTGGCGCTGGGCAAGTATGCTGATCCTTACAGTTTTATGTGA
- the LOC131681192 gene encoding uncharacterized protein LOC131681192 gives MVPHWFLLLTTVTSFVTCSAYSWPTSSNNNSLSRHKRFLLFPINAQLLFTISGGKGLLFKGPGGYNVITELDMYHPLPDYRYRISSLRLSEIAMLPNAPPFSSPPAPPSPVAFPMDMHPDGSELSSMEVQQYLKDHPETWIPPGYGQDRSDWSSVQENYNRFDYETDRQRWIDERVDYGKLETDDPFNISHHRDWEHFYHYRERRELYHSLETEIGERIDFPMKSCILRSICEVRAFLLPPGRSMIMDIVRIVFRVPLKEELQDEYSAAMRENNRDCHKLYGEKCPISIVYLLLFGKFVR, from the exons ATGGTGCCACATTGGTTTCTCCTTTTAACCACGGTCACATCATTCGTCACATGTAGTGCTTATTCCTGGCCTACTAGCTCGAACAACAATTCACTATCCAGACACAAGCGATTTTTATTGTTTCCCATAAATGCCCAACTATTG TTCACCATTTCCGGGGGAAAGGGTCTCCTCTTCAAAGGCCCAGGAGGATACAACGTGATTACTGAATTGGACATGTATCATCCTCTTCCCGACTACCGGTATCGAATTTCTTCGTTGAGATTAAGTGAAATCGCTATGCTACCGAATGCACCGCCATTTTCTTCCCCACCAGCACCACCGTCACCGGTGGCGTTTCCGATGGATATGCACCCGGATGGATCGGAACTGTCCTCGATGGAGGTTCAACAGTATCTTAAAGATCATCCCGAGACGTGGATTCCTCCGGGTTACGGTCAAGACCGGTCCGATTGGTCTTCGGTGCAGGAGAATTACAATCGATTCGACTATGAGACTGATAGACAAAGATGGATTGATGAACGAGTTGATTATGGCAAGCTAGAAACGGATGATCCGTTCAACATTAGTCACCATCGTGATTGGGAACATTTCTATCACTATCGGGAACGGCGGGAACTGTACCACTCTTTAGAGACGGAGATTGGGGAAAG AATCGATTTTCCGATGAAATCATGCATTCTGAGGTCGATTTGTGAAGTACGCGCGTTCTTGTTACCGCCTGGAAGATCGATGATCATGGACATTGTTCGAATCGTTTTCAG AGTGCCCTTGAAGGAAGAGCTACAGGATGAGTACAGTGCCGCTATGAGGGAAAATAATCGGGATTGTCATAAGTTATACGGGGAAAAGTGTCCTATAAGTATTGTTTACTTACTGTTATTTGGGAAATTTGTTAGATGA